The genomic window GCGATATACACGATGCATTTCTAACTCATCCAAACGCTACACTTTCCCTCCCACCACATACACCAAAAGGCTCGAAATAGAAGTGGGAACATGCCGCGCGACCCCTCCGCGGCCCGCCACTCCCGCTCCCAGTCCCATGACCGACACCATCGCAGCGGCGaccgcgagcgccgccaccggcgggggtcctcggcagcagccgaAGACGCGCACGCataccagcagcagcggcgcaaGAAGCGCCGTCAAAGTAGCAGCGGCACGCCGGTTCGCGACTACCAGACCTCGGAGGACGCCGGCGGCTCGCCGCAGGTgctgtcggcggccgcgctggcgaggCTGAACTGGGAGAATGCgaagcaggccggcggcgacaagcGGCGAGATAGGGAACGGGAGCGGGAAAGGGAAAGAGAGCGGGAGTTGAGAAGGGAGCGGCGACGTGAGCTGGAGAGGGAACGGAACAGGCAGAGGGAAAGGAGCAGAGGCTACGAGGTCGTGGACGTCTCACCCACGAGGGAAAGAGGCGAGGATGACGATCGGCGGCATCGGGACCGCGACAGAgcaaagaaaaagaagggcCATAGGGTAGTGAGCGGTGCCGTTGTCGAAGAAGGGAGGGGTGGTGTGGGTGAAAAACCGTGGACCGGCTTGAGAGGCGGTTGGAGGGGAAGCGATGACAGCGTGTCGAGGGAAAAGGAGGACCTGTACCGCGGCAAGAAGATACCGTGGTACAAACAGAAAAAGAAACTATGTGAGTGCCGCGCTGGATGGGGAGATGGGAATGGTCTCAGCTCACAGCCGCAGGGATACTCATCGGCGTCTGCACCGTCCTGCTCATCATCATTATCATCGTGGCTGCGGTGGTCGTCCCCAAACTCGGCTCGGATGAGGACAACGGCGACAACAGTAGCGGCAACAGTAACCTGTCGGGGATACCTGCAGGCAGCATCCCCCCGGACGCGCCGTCGTGGTTGAATCCTTTTCTCTGGAAAGACACGACCGACTTCAACCTCACATACACGACGGCGACCGTGGGCGATTTGCCCATCATGGGTCTCAACTCAACCTGGGACGACTCTGCAAAAGCCAACGACCATGTTCCGGCGCTGAACGAAGCCTGGGGAGACTACGCGAAGCGGCCGGCACGGGGAGTCAACGTAGGCGGGTGGCTCTCGATCGAGCCCTTCATCACGCCGTCGTTGTTCAACTACGACTCCCGCCTGGGCATTGTCGACGAATACACTCTCTGCAAGTACCTCGGCTCGCGGTGCGAGAGCGTGCTCGAACAGCACTACGCAACGTTTGTGACCGAAGATACCTTCCGGCAGATCAGGGACGCCGGGCTCGACCACGTTCGCATCCCCTTCTCGTACTGGGCGGTCCAGACGTACGACGGGGACCCGTACCTCTTCCGCACGTCGTGGCGCTACCTGCTCCGCGGCATCGAGTGGTGCCGGCGCTACGGGCTGCGCGTCAACCTCGACCTGCACGGGCTGCCGGGCAGCCAGAACGGGTGGAACCACAGCGGGCGGCTGGGCCCCATCGGGTGGTTGAACGGCACGGACGGCGCGCTCAACGCGAACCGGTCGCTCGAGATCCACGACCGGCTGTCGCAGTTCTTCGCGCAGCCGCGGTACAAGAACATCATCAGCCACTACGGGCTGGCCAACGAGCCCAAGATGACCTTCCTGCCGGTCGACGACGTGCTCGCGTGGACCGAGAGCGCGTACCGGCTGGTGCGCAAGAACGGCGTGGCGGACGCGGTGGTCGTCTTCGGCGACGGCTTCCGCGGGCTGGCCAACTGGCAGGGCGAGCTGCAGGACCTCTCCAACGCGGCGCTGGACGTGCACCAGTACCTCATCTTCAACGTCAACCAGATCGTCTTCAACCACTCGGCCAAGGTGCGGTACGCGTGCGAGGGCTGGACCCAGCAGACGCTGCAGAGCATGGACCGGGCCACGGGCTTCGGCCCCACGCTGATGGCCGAGTGGTCGCAGGCCGACACCGACTGCGCCCAGTACCTGACCAACGTCGGCTGGGGCAACCGCTGGACGGGCACGCTGGTGCAGGGCGACGCGTCGGTCGACGCCACCACGCCCCGGTGCCCGACCATGaacagcagctgcagctgcgcgctggccaacgcgccggccagcagctggAGCGCCCCGTACAAGCAGTTCCTCAAGATGTTCGCCGAGGCGCAGATGTCGAGCTTCGAGAAGGGCTGGGGCTGGTTTTACTGGGTGTGGGACACGGAGGATGCGTAAGTACACCCTAGCTCTCTGTCTTCCTGTTTCTTTCCCCGTGATGACCACGGCTTCCGCTGACTTGGTGTGGTTGTTTCTTTTTTCGGTTGGACAGGCCGCAGTGGAGCTACAAGAAGGGGCTGGAGGCGGGTGTCCTGCCGGCCAAGGCGTATGAGAGGGATTTTGATTGCGACCTGTCGCAAATTCCGAGCTTCTCGGACTTACCAGAGACGTACTAGAAGATATAGAGATGGGAaccccccttccctcccaCACCCCCCGATCATCATTCTTGGATAATAAGTGGCTTTGCTCGGCGTTTTGGGAGTTAGGGTCTCCTTCCGGTCAGTCCgagcggtggcggtggcaTGTATGTACGTTGTTGATAGTCTCCAGAGGACGGGCTGAAGGGCACTTATTGCATGTAGACTGGGATTGGAAGAACGAGCAGTCGATATGTTGGGGGGCGATGCGAGAGTTGAAGGCATCTTTTGGCTGCAAATAGACGGAGGTTCAAGCTCCATGTCCAGGAGGTGTATCGCCGCCATGCCGTTGGTCTTGATCTTTGCGATTCTCCAGTTATCTGTGAAGCCCAACAGTCCGCCGGTCTCGGCTGTTCTTGGCCGGTCGCCGATTCCAATTAGAGTGGCACCTTGTCGTTTTTTCTGCACCAAGCGCAACTTACAACTTTTCGATGCTATGCCTGAATGGGACCGGGGATGTCGAATACTCAAAAGACTCAATCTGTGCTTGCGTCCAAGAACATAACTCACGAACTTACGTAGTGTAAAGGCGCTTGACTTGGTTACCCTTGGCCCTCAACTCGTCAAAGGGACGAGGCATCATCCGAGGTTTTCTTCTTGTCTTCACGACATTACGGAAGCAATCCGTCCAGGTACGCGACCCCAAAATGACCCAAGATCTTACAGCCTGGTATCGCGTATTAGTCACCTGGTGAGTTACCTTACGGAATCTGGAGGTTGACAGTCTGGAAATTAGTCATCGCTGAGCGATACTGCTTGGTTTTCTCGAGAATCCATCTCGCAAGAAGCCATCCCGCAAGTCGGGGATAACCGGCGAGCCCACGCCTATCCCCGAGAAGTCTCGCGCCTGCAGCAAGGCGGCGAAAAGGCCACAAATTTAACGGTTTggaatacggaatacttcGGTACACGTGCCAAAACCCAGTCGCCTCCGCTCGCCCCCGTCTTGTTCCCGATGGAACAATGCAGCCGGGATGGGCGACTGCCGCCCGTGCCATATCCGCAAAGCGTTAGTTAGTCGCTATAACTCAGGTAGCTTTGCACAGTACCGGAATACCCTAGGCGATAACGATCCATCCCCATCCCATCGGGGGTTGTTTGACACCCATGGAGGGCTGATGAGTAAGGCATTGGGGAAAAGCTTTTCCCCTCGTCGCATTTACGAGATGGGCTGCAGCAAACGCCGTGTCCACCCCGGCCTTGGGCGACAGCGGCCGGCTGCTCTCGCCAGCAAGGGCGTGAGATCGCTTGGCTGGGAGTTAAAATTGCGGGCTCCATCGTGCAGAGCTTTGGAGCGAACTCCACCGAACTCCGCTGAAGAATCAGTCAGAGTCGTTCATCCGAACGAGCTCCATCCCACACTCGGAGATAGAGGCCGGGGTTGGTCAGACGCGCTTCATAAACGTCATGGCTTCCCCTGTCGTCCATCCAGCCGTGGAATTGTTTTGACTAGGGAACGTCAACAACATCAAGTGTATCGTGTGTCTTGACCCTCTCGCCGTGATTGCAATTTTCGTTGTGAGCTTCTACGCAGTAGCCGCGCCCGGTGATGCTCGCAGACTCGTCACGCTTCTCACATCAGCTCCATCCGCGCTCGGCGTGAGCTAACCCGAGGCCATCTGGACCGGCCCAAGAAGCACATTCACCTCAGAGAGAATTGGGACGAGATGGCAGAAACAATGGACGAAAAGGAAAGGGAGCCCGAGTTCGGGCGAGCCAAACCCGATAACTCGGACATGGAAACCGCCCGCGAGGGCGAAAGCCAGAGCCAGCCGGACCAGCAGCTCAAGGATGTCGAGAAAGTCAGCTCCGAGACGGGCTTCGAGCCGATCCGGCCGGGCGCagaccagcgccgcctgAGCATCGACACCATCTCGACGCTGCGGCGCGAGCGCTCCAACAACGGCTGGGGCTGCGACGACATTGAGACCGACGCCAACGGCGGCACCATCGCGCCATACAACCACCCAGGGCCGGAGGACCACGACCCATTCGAGGTCGGCTGGGACGGCGGTGACAGTGACCCGCTCTGCCCGCGCAGCTTCTCGATCTGGCGCAAGTGGCTCATCGTCGCCATCACGAGCATCGGCTCTTTCTGTGTGTAAGCAAGCCAAGCACCTTGCCATTCccctcatcatcatcatcatcatcatcatcaccacaTCCTCTCTCTCCCCAACAACCTGCAAGTCATGTGCTTacccagccgccggcctcgacaCAGAACCaacgcctcggcctcgtacACGGCCACGTACGGGCAGATGAACGCCGAGTTCGAGACGACGCGGCTGGTGGCCACGCTGGGGCTGTCGACCTTCGTGCTGGGCATCGCGCTGGGGCCCTTCTGGTcgccgctggccgagttCTACGGCCGCCGGCCCATCTACCTGTGCTCCTTCGCCGGCTTCATCGTCTGGCTGATCCccaccgccgtcgcccagAACATCCAGACCGTCATCGTCGCCCGCTTCTTCCAGGGcctcgccggcagcgccttcctctccgtctccggcggcaccgtcggCGACCTGTTCACCCGCGAGACCATGCTCGCGCCCATGGCCgtcttcgccctcgccccgTTCGTCGGGCCATCGACCGGccccgtcgtcggcggcttgATCAACATGTACACCAACTGGCGCTGGACGCATTATGTGCTGCTGATATGGGCCGGCGTGCTGTTGTTGAGCATTGCGCTGTTCGTGCCGGAGACTTATCGTCAGttgttttcttttccttttccttttactttttgttttcttttttgtTTTTGTGTTGGTTTTGTTTTGATTTTTCTCTCTTGGTGTGGCGGCATGTCGTGTTCAGGGGCTCGCAGGTTGCTGACAAACACACCCGCCGTTTAACCAGATCCCGTGCTGCTGAAGAAGAAAGCACAGCAGATCCGAAAAGCAACCGGCGACGACAGGTGGCGGGCCCCGATAGAAAAGACCACCAGGTCCATTTCCAAAACGGTGGCCTActcgctgctgcggcccTTCCAGATCCTCTTCTTCGAGCCCATGGCCCTCATCCTCAACGTCTACACCGCCGTCCTCCTGGGCCTGCTGTACCTGTTCTTCGGCGCCTTCCCGCTGATCTTCAGCACCAACCACGGCTTCAACCTCTGGCAGGTCGGCCTGACCTTCATGGGTCTGCTCGTCGCCATGGTGCTCGCCTGCCTCAGCACGCCCTTCTGGACCAAGTACCGGCACAGCCTGGTGGAGAAGCGGCGCAAGGAGACCGGGGTGCTCAAGGACGAGCCCGAGGACCAGCTCCCGCCCGTCATCTTCGGCGCCCCGCTGATCACGGGCGGCCTGTTTTGGTTCGGCTTCACCACGTATCCTGAGGTGCATTGGATCGTGCCCATCATTGGCTCTGGCGTGTTCGGTCTTGGGTGAGTACAGCGATTTTCCCTGGACAGATTCCTTTTCTTTCCCCCTCCTTCCGATGTGATTcgcaggcggcgacgggcccACGGGATCCGGATGTCTGGCGATACCTCCTTCACAGGTCGTAGAATGTCAGAGCGAAACATGAGCTACACACCATAGTGCAAGCCACGTCAACCTGCTCCTACACCACCGTTTCAGCCCCCTTTCCTCTTTCTAGCCAATGCTTT from Thermothielavioides terrestris NRRL 8126 chromosome 1, complete sequence includes these protein-coding regions:
- a CDS encoding glycoside hydrolase family 5 protein (CAZy_ID 269916), yielding MGRWEWSQLTAAGILIGVCTVLLIIIIIVAAVVVPKLGSDEDNGDNSSGNSNLSGIPAGSIPPDAPSWLNPFLWKDTTDFNLTYTTATVGDLPIMGLNSTWDDSAKANDHVPALNEAWGDYAKRPARGVNVGGWLSIEPFITPSLFNYDSRLGIVDEYTLCKYLGSRCESVLEQHYATFVTEDTFRQIRDAGLDHVRIPFSYWAVQTYDGDPYLFRTSWRYLLRGIEWCRRYGLRVNLDLHGLPGSQNGWNHSGRLGPIGWLNGTDGALNANRSLEIHDRLSQFFAQPRYKNIISHYGLANEPKMTFLPVDDVLAWTESAYRLVRKNGVADAVVVFGDGFRGLANWQGELQDLSNAALDVHQYLIFNVNQIVFNHSAKVRYACEGWTQQTLQSMDRATGFGPTLMAEWSQADTDCAQYLTNVGWGNRWTGTLVQGDASVDATTPRCPTMNSSCSCALANAPASSWSAPYKQFLKMFAEAQMSSFEKGWGWFYWVWDTEDA